Proteins from a genomic interval of Diaphorobacter sp. HDW4A:
- the mgtA gene encoding magnesium-translocating P-type ATPase, whose translation MQILNNLFRAFVRRRRLGGLFRRRAIPTGHSANQARSVPPELTRNLLLASRNDARATLARLNSSEDGLYDEGAEALLAQLGPNEVEHEQPLSPLQHLWQCYKNPFNLLLTLLAVVSYVTEDVKATIVIGSMVVLSTLLRFVQEGRSNRAAARLQALVSNKATVLRRVDGVHEERQSSGFGAHAQQREVPLRELMPGDIIMLSAGDMIPADCRVLSAKDLFVSQAAMTGESLPVEKQPEAATSVDAGSVLDATNLLFMGTNVVSGSALAAVLATGNRTYFGTIATRVTSTDRAPTAFENGVNSVSWLLIRFAAIMVPIVLLLNGFTKGDWTEAFLFALSVAVGLTPEMLPMIVTSTLAKGAVSLSRQKVVVKRLDAIQNFGAMDVLCTDKTGTLTQDRIALERHTDVMGHDSDEVLQFAYLNSYYQTGLKNLLDRAVLEHVELHTAMRVTEDYRKVDEIPFDFQRRRMSVVVAERDHHHELICKGALEEILQCCTQMRDGDALLPLTPERITQVLEVTQQLNAEGLRVVAVAMKEVPPGKTQYGIPDECDLTLIGYVAFLDPPKETAASAIKALHEHGVVVKVLTGDSELVARKVCRDVGLSVDQVLLGNDVEAMDEPTLRDAVERYTLFAKLAPLHKERIVRALRANGHITGFMGDGINDAPALRAADIGISVDSAVDIAKEAADIILLEKSLMVLEQGVVEGRRTFSNMLKYIRMTASSNFGNVFSVLIASAFIPFLPMLPMQLLMQNLLYDISQIAIPFDNVDDELVKKPLRWNPQDIGRFMVFFGPISSLFDVITFVLMWFVFHANTPDKQALFQSGWFVVGLLTQTLIVHMIRTPKIPFIQSRASWPLLLMTGVVMAAGIFLPMGPLASYFKMQALPASYFPWLVVILLCYAVVTTLLKRVYIRRYGWQ comes from the coding sequence ATGCAGATCCTCAACAATCTGTTTCGCGCCTTCGTGCGCCGTCGCCGCTTGGGCGGCCTTTTTCGTCGCCGCGCCATCCCCACGGGCCACAGCGCAAATCAGGCCCGCTCGGTGCCACCCGAGCTCACGCGCAATCTGTTGCTGGCCTCGCGTAACGATGCGCGGGCCACGCTCGCGCGGCTGAACTCCAGCGAGGACGGCCTCTACGACGAGGGTGCCGAGGCGCTGCTCGCCCAACTCGGCCCCAACGAGGTCGAGCACGAACAGCCGTTGTCACCGCTGCAGCATCTGTGGCAGTGCTACAAGAACCCATTCAACCTGCTGCTCACGCTGCTGGCGGTGGTGTCCTACGTCACCGAAGACGTGAAGGCCACCATCGTCATCGGCAGCATGGTGGTGCTTTCCACGCTGTTGCGGTTCGTGCAAGAAGGCCGCTCCAACCGCGCCGCCGCGCGTCTGCAGGCGCTGGTGAGCAACAAGGCGACCGTGCTGCGACGCGTGGATGGCGTTCATGAGGAGCGGCAAAGCAGCGGCTTCGGCGCACATGCCCAGCAGCGCGAAGTACCGCTGCGCGAACTGATGCCCGGAGACATCATCATGCTGTCGGCGGGTGACATGATTCCCGCCGATTGCCGCGTGCTCAGCGCCAAGGACCTGTTCGTGAGCCAGGCCGCGATGACCGGCGAATCGCTGCCCGTCGAAAAGCAGCCAGAAGCGGCCACGTCCGTCGATGCAGGCTCGGTACTGGATGCGACCAACCTGCTGTTCATGGGCACCAACGTGGTGTCCGGCTCGGCGCTGGCCGCCGTGCTGGCTACTGGCAATCGCACCTACTTCGGCACCATCGCCACGCGCGTGACAAGCACCGACCGCGCACCCACAGCGTTTGAAAATGGCGTGAACAGCGTGAGCTGGTTGCTGATCCGCTTTGCCGCGATCATGGTGCCCATTGTGTTGCTGCTCAACGGCTTCACCAAAGGCGACTGGACCGAGGCATTTCTGTTCGCCCTCTCTGTAGCGGTTGGCCTCACGCCCGAGATGCTGCCGATGATCGTGACCTCCACGCTCGCCAAGGGCGCGGTGTCGCTCTCGCGCCAAAAAGTGGTGGTCAAGCGACTCGATGCGATCCAGAACTTCGGCGCAATGGATGTGCTGTGCACCGACAAGACCGGCACGCTCACGCAGGACAGAATTGCGCTGGAACGCCACACCGACGTGATGGGCCACGACAGCGACGAGGTGCTGCAGTTCGCCTACCTGAACAGCTACTACCAGACCGGCCTGAAGAACCTGCTCGACCGCGCTGTGCTCGAACATGTGGAGCTGCACACCGCCATGCGAGTGACCGAGGACTATCGCAAGGTCGACGAGATTCCGTTTGATTTTCAGCGCCGCCGCATGTCCGTCGTGGTAGCCGAGCGCGATCATCACCACGAACTCATCTGCAAGGGCGCGCTTGAGGAAATTTTGCAATGCTGCACGCAGATGCGTGACGGCGATGCGCTGCTGCCGCTCACGCCCGAGCGCATCACGCAGGTGCTCGAAGTCACGCAACAACTCAACGCCGAAGGCCTGCGCGTGGTGGCCGTGGCGATGAAGGAGGTGCCACCTGGCAAGACACAGTACGGCATTCCCGATGAATGCGATCTCACGCTGATAGGCTATGTGGCGTTTCTCGATCCGCCGAAGGAGACGGCCGCTAGCGCCATCAAGGCGCTGCACGAGCATGGCGTGGTGGTGAAGGTGCTCACCGGCGACAGTGAACTCGTCGCGCGCAAGGTCTGCCGCGACGTGGGTCTGTCGGTGGATCAGGTGCTGCTCGGCAACGATGTCGAGGCCATGGACGAGCCCACACTGCGCGACGCCGTGGAACGCTACACGCTGTTCGCCAAGCTCGCGCCTCTGCACAAGGAGCGCATCGTGCGCGCGCTGCGTGCCAACGGCCACATCACCGGCTTCATGGGCGACGGCATCAACGACGCCCCGGCGCTGCGCGCCGCCGATATCGGCATCAGCGTGGACAGCGCGGTCGACATCGCCAAGGAAGCCGCCGACATCATCCTGCTAGAGAAGAGCCTGATGGTGCTGGAGCAAGGCGTGGTCGAAGGCCGCCGCACGTTCAGCAACATGCTGAAGTACATCCGCATGACCGCCAGCTCCAACTTCGGCAACGTGTTCTCGGTGCTGATCGCCTCGGCGTTCATCCCATTTTTGCCGATGCTGCCCATGCAGCTCTTGATGCAAAACCTGCTCTACGACATCTCGCAGATCGCCATCCCGTTCGACAACGTGGACGACGAACTCGTGAAGAAACCGCTGCGCTGGAACCCTCAGGATATCGGCCGCTTCATGGTGTTCTTCGGCCCGATCAGTTCGCTGTTCGACGTGATCACCTTCGTGCTGATGTGGTTCGTCTTTCACGCCAACACACCCGATAAGCAAGCGCTGTTCCAGTCCGGCTGGTTCGTCGTCGGTCTGCTCACTCAGACGCTGATCGTCCACATGATCCGCACGCCGAAGATCCCGTTCATCCAGAGCCGCGCCTCCTGGCCACTCTTGCTGATGACGGGCGTCGTGATGGCGGCTGGCATCTTTCTGCCCATGGGACCGCTGGCCAGCTACTTCAAGATGCAGGCACTGCCCGCCAGCTACTTCCCTTGGCTCGTTGTCATATTGCTCTGTTACGCTGTCGTGACGACACTGCTCAAGCGCGTGTACATCCGGCGCTACGGCTGGCAATAA
- a CDS encoding MgtC/SapB family protein, whose amino-acid sequence MQALHNLNAEAALNTLVSLFFAFVFGSAIGLERQIRQRTAGLRTNTLVAVGAAVFVDLAMRLGGADGATRVIAYVVSGVGFLGAGSIMKEGANVTGLNTAATLWGSAAVGACCGSSMILEAFMATLFVLASNTLLRPVVNTINRRPVNEEAGEAIYYVYAICSSSVQAAVRERMLALLDAANYPARSVEKHAFGPNDTEIEIVLHATSVDADELDGVVKQIEALPGVLQAFWNSSTEK is encoded by the coding sequence ATGCAAGCCCTCCACAACCTCAACGCGGAAGCGGCGCTCAACACGCTGGTCAGCCTGTTCTTCGCCTTCGTCTTCGGCAGCGCCATCGGCCTCGAACGCCAGATCCGACAACGCACGGCGGGCCTGCGCACCAACACGCTGGTGGCAGTCGGTGCGGCCGTGTTCGTCGACTTGGCGATGCGCCTTGGCGGCGCAGACGGCGCCACCCGCGTGATCGCCTACGTGGTCTCCGGCGTGGGCTTTCTCGGCGCCGGATCGATCATGAAAGAAGGCGCCAACGTCACCGGCCTGAACACCGCAGCCACGCTCTGGGGCTCGGCCGCAGTGGGTGCCTGCTGCGGCTCGAGCATGATCCTCGAAGCCTTCATGGCGACCTTGTTCGTGCTCGCCTCCAACACACTGCTGCGCCCGGTGGTCAACACCATCAACCGCCGACCGGTGAACGAGGAAGCGGGCGAGGCGATCTACTACGTCTATGCGATCTGCAGCAGCAGCGTGCAGGCGGCGGTGCGCGAACGGATGCTCGCGCTGCTCGATGCTGCGAACTACCCGGCGCGCTCGGTGGAGAAGCATGCGTTCGGCCCGAACGATACGGAGATCGAGATCGTGCTGCATGCCACTTCGGTGGATGCGGATGAGCTGGATGGGGTGGTCAAGCAGATTGAGG